The following proteins are encoded in a genomic region of Triticum dicoccoides isolate Atlit2015 ecotype Zavitan chromosome 1B, WEW_v2.0, whole genome shotgun sequence:
- the LOC119331397 gene encoding uncharacterized protein LOC119331397: protein MDVYMEIYTSKFTRSTRDALTMGWDGMTSLSCPCAASQPNTSLVSCSSYPCSTPRSPHRTPIRSTISPSPPPNQNPSISRGRANPSLSRPPFHPPPAAAGLLASHLHALRWRHSARPTIRREEHRHLMAPQLLGYYWVSSWPRLPQVPPWPCASHAQRRVICFGPPRCRAGAVRVLAEVDPALALDRGAKAVEIQFPTEEDGVGNEEDGEAVDEREMMRRMRISQANKGNTPWNKGRKHSPETLQRIRERTRLAMQNPKVKSCKNCCCYLYVNPLVFE, encoded by the exons ATGGACGTGTATATGGAGATATACACGTCCAAATTTACACGTTccactagagatgctctaacaATGGGATGGGATGGGATGACTAGCCTTAGTTGCCCTTGTGCAGCCAGCCAACCAAACACGTCCTTGGTTTCGTGCAGCTCTTATCCCTGCTCCACTCCACGTTCTCCGCATAGGACGCCAATTCGCTCGACTatctctccctcgccgccgccgaacCAAAATCCTTCCATCAGCCGCGGCCGAGCCAATCCTTCCCTCAGCCGCCCTCCATTCCATCCGCCACCGGCAGCGGCGGGGCTCCTCGCATCACATCTCCACGCGCTACGTTGGCGGCATTCTGCTAGGCCAACCATCCGCCGTGAAGAACACAGACATCTAATGGCGCCGCAGCTCCTGGGCTACTACTGGGTCTCCTCCTGGCCCCGGCTCCCGCAGGTTCCCCCGTGGCCCTGCGCATCCCACGCCCAGCGCCGGGTGATATGCTTTGGGCCGCCCCGCTGCCGCGCCGGCGCAGTCAGGGTGTTAGCGGAGGTGGACCCTGCGCTGGCCCTGGACCGCGGTGCGAAGGCGGTGGAAATCCAGTTTCCGACTGAGGAGGACGGTGTGGGGAATGAGGAAGACGGCGAGGCAGTGGACGAGAGGGAGATGATGAGGCGGATGCGGATATCGCAGGCGAACAAGGGGAATACGCCGTGGAACAAGGGCAGGAAGCACAGCCCAG AGACGCTCCAGCGGATTCGGGAGAGGACACGGCTTGCTATGCAGAACCCCAAGGTGAAGTCATGTAAGAATTGTTGTTGCTATTTATATGTTAATCCCTTGGTATTTGAGTAG